The stretch of DNA TACACGTTACTCGTACAAAAAATTGAACAAAAAGGTCTAAATCCCTTCTTTCCAGTGGTACTGTAAAGAATTTGTGACAGGACTAATAGGCTACTGTACCTATACTGCTACACCACAAGAGAGACGAAGAAGTCACCGGACTCGGGGGAGAGCTACCCAATCTTTTTGAGAATTCTCTACGATCACTGTAAGATCAACAATTGATACTGCTGGCCAGGTAGTTCCGATAGTTGTCGCTTCCAACAGGGGGATGACAcccactacttgtagatgaacAGCCCCTCTACTAACAGCCCCTCTACGAGACTTGAGGAAGACGACAGTCATATCGAGACCTTTTCACAACTGCTTGTTCGGTTTGTTCAGCAGGATTTTTGAAGCAGTTATCTGGAACTAACTAGGCCCCAATATTCACAAAGGGCAGGATATCTTTGAAATTATTGGCCAATTTCTTGTTTCTAACACTTTCTCTCGGAACTCTTACACTTTGCATCACCTTTCTTTGGCTTTATGTTCCCCTTAAATTCCCCTGAAATTCCCCTTGAATTTCACTAAAAGGTTCACAGTACAATATATACCAAACAGTAAGTTTCATACTGATAAACTCCGCGTTGTTTAAGCTTTCACAAGAGCATCTGAAAACAGTCTCCAAAACGCTCAATAATGGTCGCATAAAAATTCCAAAAATGTGAACCTACTCGCCCTGAACCATTATATACGATTATTACATAAAATTAATCCACAGTTGAGAAAATGATGTCCTAAGCTGTACCGCCGTCAGAGGCTAAATTTCCGAGGGTGCAAGTCTAAACAAGATAAGGTTTTAACGAGTAGTCATCAATGGAAAGAACTGTAAAGTAGAAATGTCAATAGGGGTCCAACTTGATGAAAACGCGTTGACCGGTTAATTAGATCTACTCATAGAACTTCACTGTATAATTTTGAGCGAATTCTACCACTTTTTAATGTGGTTGAATTTCACGACCTTATTTTCGGCGAAAATATACGACGCacaatgtttttttttttctttcgaGATAACGGTCCGAGATTTAATGCTACACACAATCCAAGACATTTATGTAAATCGATATGACTGTGTATATGACTGTAAGATTAATATCATGTTGTTGGGGTTCTGACCATCATTACTCTAGACACGAGTTTTGGGTACAGTCACAAGACCCACTGGGAAAAGTCACAAAAGCCACCAGGGCAGAAGTGGGTCGATTTTCCTTAGGCTAAGACACACTTTTCACCGTCCTTGCCCTTTCGTCCCTGCTTTCTTCCACCGTTCCCTCGCACGTTCTTTGGGGGGGAGTAGTCGGTAGCTTTAGGTGTAGGGGCAGGAGCAGAGGGAAGAGAGGGGGGAATTGAAGGAGTAGTTGAGACGTTTCGTCGGGCCGAGATGATTGGGGCATTGTTAGCTGTGGGAGTGGCTGGAATAGAGGGGGCGTTAGGCGAGTTCACCACAGAAGTAGGAGcggtggagttgttggaTGTGGAGGTGTAGAGCGACTGAGAGTTGATTGAGCTGGAAAGGCTGGGTTTCCGTACGTCTTGGGTGGTTTGGTAGCTAGTGTACGAAGGAGTGGGGGAGATACCCGGTCCATTAGGAGATGAGGACAGCATGGAACGGggttgttgctggggcGCGAACATGAGCACGTTAggctcctcgtcggagGCCAGCAGTTTGTGGGCCAGGTAGGAGTAAATTTTGATCCAGGCggtctccacctccagcgTAAATCTGTCTCCGAACCGGTCGGCAAAGGTCTTGACCATGGCTTCTCCTAGCCATCGGTAGTGGATGGGTTCGACACCGATCATTCGGTTGTGTCGTTTTCCCACCGACCGCAGGAATTCGTCCATCTCTTCAATCCTCTCGAGCGAACTGATAGCGAGTCCAAACACGCCCGCGACCGCCACGGATTGTCTCTTGATGGAAGGGAAGATGGACGCGAGCTCTGCGTGGGAGGCCATCAGGTTGGTGTAGAACTGCTCGCAGAAGAGCGCGGTGGGGGTTCCATAGGCCGTACTTTGTTCCAGAGACTCGGGGTCGCTCATAAGATCCGACCACAGCTTTTGGGTGAGTTCGATTTCTTCTTTAGTCATGTCGAAGACGACCTTCACCTGGGATGGTCGAGCCAGGTTTGTGGGGGTCATGGAGCCATTGGTTCTGGTCTCTCTGGCATCGTTGGGGTTGACATTGAACGGCTGAGGGCCCTGGGAGTTCTTGACTGGTTGCTGGGCGTACAGGTGCGGCTTGATTGTGTAAAAGTCCCGTTGGGACTGAGAGTATCCGTCAATGTCGGTCATTTTTTTGGAGCTATGGCTGTAAACGGAGTCGTCGCGAACATGCACGCCCATGGTTTTTAAGGGCGACTCTACAGATTGACCTGGACCTGCTGCAGAGGTACGTCGGGGAATCAGTGGTAGCTTGGAGAAGCGGCCGAGGCTGGACGAAAGCGACGAGATGGATGAGGTGCGTGACGGCGGATAGGGAGGTGCAAACGGCGGCGTTTCAAACGATGGCGTGCGTCTTGGTGCGTCTTGTAATGCGCCAGCATAGTATCTCTCCCCGATCGCGTTTCCTGACTTTTCTGCTGCTTCGCTATTCTTCATGAGGTTTTGGTGAGATGGGCTCCCTCATCTGATTTGGTGCTAATGAGACCGTTCAGGCACGTATTATATATGTCAGCGGCCAAAAGACAGCTAATGAGCGAGCCCTGGTGGATGTTTGCAGGATGGAGAGCCAAAAATCTCCCCTTTTGGGTGTTTGCATCCAACTTGTCTTTGTGGCCTGTTGTCTAGACTGCACTGAACCGTTTTGTGGGCTGTTTGGTCCCCAACATGAATCATGCAAGACTGGACTTTGTGGGGATTTTGCTTTGCATTTTATTTAAATGTAATTTCAGCGCGTGGGTGTCCATCTGGCTCCACCGATCTGAAGTCGTAAATGAACAGAATCGCCCAAAACGGGCTCTAGCAACCGCGACGCCAGTAATATAGATGTTCCTGGATCACCGATTTGCAGCAGAAGGGGACACAGTCAGCTGACCTTTTGGATTGTCACCATGGAAATACCGCCAAAACCTGCCCTTCAATTGCCAACCCCTATTTCCCATATTATCCCAGCATTAaattattttattttattttatttatcATAATATTAACACGTTAACTTTATCGATATCACTTAATTTATCGCAATGCCCCCCTTAAAAGAATGGAGCACGTTGAACCATATGCCGCCAAGTCatttcacgtgatcatcAGGGAAACTGGGGTGGAAAAACCCCTGAATCTGATATTGACAATATTAGAGAGGCCTCGGCATGTCCATtgtaaatatataaaaaaaatggcgCCATCTCTCGAAGTCTGCGCCAAGACTTGTTAGGGTTCCGCTCTCTCACTGAACGCTATTCTGAAAAATTCCAAAAAAATTCCAAAAAattccaaaaaaacaaacccATGTTTCCTCCTGGTCTGACGGTTGGGAGTTAATCCAATATAGATACTCGTGCAGGTTATTGTACACTCAATAGTTTTTACTAGTTCTGGGTTCAACCCGTAGAGACATTTTTGTTCATTGTGTCACTGCGATGTCCCTTGTTCTCAGAGCGGTTTTACCAAAATGGGGTTTTACCGAGGTCATTGTCTCGTCAAATTACTGACTCAGACTCTGCAACACATAATATCTTAGTATCCTCTAAGCAATGTTATaacatgtactgtaatatCGATGTTGGTCTGCAGTGTCTCGTCTCTCAACTCGTTCTTAGGAACCCTGGAAGCTATAGTTTCATCTACGACGTGCCAGCCTACATATATATTAAAATAATGAGTCGGTTCGTGGCTCTCCTCTGGTGACTTGTCTTTTAAAATCTTGGCTTTTGGCTAGTTCTGATGAGATATCTTTGACTGTGGGTCCGTTGTCTAGGAGGGTAGCAGGACGGAGGCCATTACGGGTGACCCAGAAATTCGATGTCGGTGGCGAATAACCCTGCATTTCGGCAGATTGACCACCAACTGAGCTGCTTCAATGATCTTGAACGCGCTTTGGACGGTGGCAATGTGGTCTTCCTCAGATCTCCGACTGTAGATGAGGATGCCGTCAATGTACACCACACAGACGTCTAGTTCGATGAGTTCTCGTAGGTAGTGATCCATCATACGTTGGAAGTGGGTTGGTGCGCTACAGAGGCCAAAAGGTATAGCAATGGTTTCGAAAAGGCTGTAGCGCGTGCTGAATGCGGCCTGGTGGAAGTCATCCTCTCGGAGACAGACTTGATGATATCCGGGTTGGAGGTCGAGGAACGTAAACCATTGTGCTCCGTGTAGTTGGTCGAGGACGATCTCGTGATGTCTCCCCCGGTCTCGGTATCAGTGGACTACAACGGTGGAGGTTCCTGAAGGCTTCGACACTGTAGCCAAACAGGTTCAAGAGCGTCAGGCACCTGATACTGATACCTCTCTGCTACGATGCTAAAATAATTTCTCAATATCTGAACTGAACAGCTGTATGAGTTGGTTTGAACGAGACTGACGAAAGTCGCAACTAAAAACGCTGATAGAAAGCTACTATACATGAAAATTAGTACGGTTAGCTTCCTTCCACCGTTTACGATTTATTGATAGCTAGAGACCATGCTCGAAGCTCAAGTTGAGGGCAGTGGTTTGAACAGCAACGATTTACAACCAAAAATTGTTGTAAAACGCATTAAAATCTATTATTAAGATGAAAAGACAACTCCAAAATATATCTAGTAGCTTTACTGATCCCTGCCAAGCACCGACATCCATTTTCTGAATCCCCATTTCCCCTTCCACAGAGTTACTGGAAACTGCTTTGTGCTCTAAAAAAACTCAATCTTTTCCGGAATTCTTGACCAGTAGTACTGAGAGGATTATTGGTATCCTTTGGATTGCATCTTGATTCTTGTGGGAGTGTTTTGTATTCATTGTTCTCACCATGTGCAATGGGTGTACCGAGTGCTGATACTCTTATGAAAAGCCCAAATCTGCGTATCCAGTCGTAAAAATCTCCGCTAGAGGTACTGTTTACAGTAAATATAGAACAATAAATAAGTTCAGGTGTGCTCCTATTGTTTGTTTCACGCGAAATATTCGGTCGAAAGTGTCGAGGACTCGAGTCAGTCGATTCACGAAGATATCATCAAGTGGAACTAGGGAATGAAGTGAAGCTAGAGATAGTTACTGTTAACAATTGAAAAGCACTGTGAAATAATTGTAGCAAACTTTTCCTGTTAGTTTGGAATTTATTCAGCTTTTATGTATCTTTTGTAGTTTTATGTGAGAGACTTTCAAAAGTTGCAGTAGCGCCTTGAAtactacaatactgtatGCATAATGATAGATAAtagtacactgtacaatacCGACAAGTACCTATTAGGAATAACTTGAAGTCTGGGTACCCCCAATTTCAGGACAATTATTCGTAATTAAATCCACATCTGAAAATAGTAAAAAATCTAAGCTTGGAATTCCATTCCAAGGAACCGAATAACAGTTCAATAACGTGATTAACTACAGATAATGAAATCAATTGCATTAATCCGCCTATGCTCAATTAATATCAGAATTCTAAAGCTGAAGTTATGAGTATCAATTAGTATTTTTTGTAAAGTTTTTCTCCAAGAAAAGGGATTCAAATTTTATTCAAGTCTGATGACAAAGCAACGAGTCAAGTTTTATAGTGATTAAAACGTGAAATTATATCTTTAGACAAATTTCTATCCCAATATGATAACTTCTCTATACTCAATCTTCCAAAAAAGTGGTTCTGGGGGTCAAATCTAACCTTGCAGAGATTTGGAATAGTAGTATCATCATGAGTTCGTAAACTAGGATATAAAACAAGAAACAATGCATAATGATGCAATGTGTTATTTGTTTTAGATCTTCTCTAACTCCATGAAGGTATAATGTGGTATCTTGTCATATAGGGGAAAATTGAAGAAAATCTCATTAGAAATGATTTATAACACTTGGGGTATCTTTTTGATATGTTTGCCATTACTTTTGGAGTTCTTCGCGACCTTCCCGCACCCATTTGGTACAAGAATGGGTATATCGAGAAGTGATTAAGAATTTGATACATGATGGAAGATATGAATATGATCTTTGTAATGTCGTAGTTTCCATTGAATATCACTTTATGCGCCTGATATTTCTTAggcgtttttttttccccttcTACATAGTTGTTCTTTTTAGAATCACAGTACATCCTGTGTACAGCACTGTACCAAAGTATCACCCGAGAGTAAAATAAAAAGAGCTGGGTGGGAATCTTGGATGAATATTATCCGTCTTTGCAAAGTTCCTgctttgtttttgtgtttgtaggAGATCCTGGTTTCACCTACTGATAATGTATTTTGCGTTGTTTTTGTCCGCTGGATTTGGGAAAAGCTTTAGAGATGTTTTGTCGAATAATAGAGAAATACAGGTAAGGAAGGGGTTTtattactacaagtagaaagCTTCTACTAATTGATATGTCGGAATGATGACGTTTATATATGTATTGTCGCGTGGTTCCTGGAAGAAACTCTCACCCCATACTCCCCGAGGAATTCCGGAAACGGCTGTGAAGTTCAATATATTTGATAATAGATCAAAATGTCTACAAGCAGAGATTTCAGATAAAATAACGTCCAGATTTAGACTTGTTTGGGAATATGACACACATTTTCAGTATAGAGGTGGCAAACTGACTCTTGTGAAACGCCCAAATAGATCTACTAAAGCATACCAGTATAACACTTTCAATAAAAATAGATAATAAATTGGATATGAGAGTGCATTTTCGGCTTATGAGTTATGATATGACGTTGAGAGTCTCCATAGGCTGAATCAGGTGAGTGTGATCTCAAGATTGCGTCAAGTGTGGAAAATTGAAGAAATAGAAGCCTGATAGGAAAACCAAATGGAAGCTGTATCTAATAAATGGGAACTAAGGAACCTCTTGATCTTTGGAATTTATTCACCACGTGGTAAACTGCTATTGATGGTATACGGGAAGCACACAAAAAATTGTtgtattgttttttttttttgtttttttttgtagATTGAAACATacaaaacaacaccaaggTAACTGCATCTAGGAGAATGACACAGATTATTCAAATGACACTTAATCATACTGGAACGGCATTTACTTCGTCTACAATGATGCCTGTAGAGTAGTCGATCAAAGATGATTTTCCACAACGGTTTAACGCGAGTAAATGATGCTGTTAAACTGAGGCATGCAGTAGATCATAATAGACATCTAATCCAAGGACTTGTCTCAGCTTTCACACTTTTTCTCATTCTCGCACATTGCCTCTACTACCTGAAATGATCTGGCATACTTCCGACACTTTTGCGGGAACATTatgatacagtacagtaccttgCTGAGTCGTTCTATATAACGTTTTGATACGCATAAGAATATATAAAAACCTAAAAATATAATTTCCTGAAATTCAACGTTGACTGTGTTACTGTCAGTGGCCGGGTGTATGATTGTGGTACAGTTAGCAGTCACTGTGGGGATTTAATGAGCCCTTTTAAATTGATTCTACAAAAAATTCAAATTAAATTGACCTTTTTCACTGTCGTTTCCATGTTTTGTGACGATTTTGGAGTTGCCCCGAATTAGCCACGGATGCACCATTCTGCACCATCTAACCTTcatgtacagtgtactcgGAAGTGAAAATTCGGAATGAAATGAAATTCCAGTTGTACAATTTATAAAAGGGTTTTCCCAAAAGGTTCCAAAAGGACCCCCAGAAATCATATTTTAACTGCAACTACTTGTTCCCTTCGAACTCGGGCTGTTTTGTGCGTTGTTCTTGGTCCTCCGAAGTAGGTGCGGAAGCACAGGGAGGGTTCTGGCATAGATACGAAAGGCAACCGGCGAGAGAGTTTCGGGTCTTGGCTGCTGATCTGAGATTGATTAGTTTGTGTTGACGATGGATAAGATATCACCCgtattatatatatacattttttatatataatgCTGAATACCTGCACCAATACCACCTTCACCAACAATACCATGTGGGCCGTCCAAAACCCAATCAGACAAGCTGAAAGAGATGAAACAGATCCTCCCTCTCCCAATCCCAAGTGGCTATCAGTCGCTGGAGATGGGCAGCAAACTCGTGCAGCGGCAGAGATGGAACAGATTACGTCTCTGTGGAACAGAACCGACTTTTGGCTGGCCTGGGCATCCATGTTTCTCGTCTCAATTGCGCTGGCACTAGAGAAGATGACGTTCAAGGTCTACTCGACTTTTGCCACCTCCGATTTCAATGAAATGTCTCTGCTCTCTGCCCTCAATGTTGTGCAAGCTGTCATGTACACTGCTACAATGACGATCATGGCCAAGTTTGCTGATGTTTTAGGCCGCTTCGAAtcttttcttctctgtGTCATATTGTTTACCATGGGAGAAATAATGCTCGCAGCGTCATCAAACATTAGCACATACTTTGCTGCTCACATTTTCTACGTCTTTGGACAGGTGGGAATCCGGTTTCTTCAGCAGGTTTTTGCAGCGGACACTTCTTCGCTTCGAAACCGACTTTTCTTCGTGGTCATACCCAACTTTGCGTACATTTTTGTACCCTGGTGCTCGGCCCccatcaccaacgccaTCATCAAACATTCCACTTGGAAATGGGGCTATGGGATGTGGTGCATCATTTTGCCGGTAGTTTCTGTGCCGGTTCTTGTGATTCTCTTTAGACTCAAAAGAAGAGTCAAAGTCGTCAATGGAAAGAAGTATGACAAGGAAAAGTACAAAGGTTCCAGGTGGAATTTCATCAAAGAGCGTCTTCTGGAGTTTGATATGATTGGACTGGTTCTGTTCACTGGTGGTCTCAGCTTGCTGTTTCTTGCAGTGACCCTGGTCAAATCACAAGACTCCTGGAAACAAGCCCATGTTCTCTCGATGATCATCATCGGTCCAATTTTGCTTATTCTTTTCCCTTTCTGGGAAATGTACCCAAAATACCCCTTCCTGCCCTTCTCCGCAATGAAAAACAAAACCCTCATCACAGGCTGCTCTTTTTGTCTAGTCTACTCTATCGCCCAGAACCTCTACAACCCCTACTACTTTCCTTGGCTACTGGTATGTAAGGGACTATCCGTTACTGCAGCATCAAACACATCTGCAACGCTAATGGTGGCCTCAGTGGCTTCTTCTGTAGTGGCTGCGTTCATTCTCCGCTACACAAACCGAGTCAAACCAGTCATTGTTGCCGGTATCTGTATCTACATGCTAGGACTAGGTCTCACTTATCACTACAGACAACCGGATCAATCATTGGCTAAGTTCATTGTTACTCAGGCAGTCGAAGGAGTGGGGCAGGGGTTTCTCCAATCACCTTCTCTCGTTATTATTCAAGCTTCTGTCCCCAAAAACCATGTGGTTTCAGCTACCGCCATCTTCTATGCGGCCAACTCCATTGGCCAGGTGATTGGAGACGCCATTTCGGGCTCCATGTACCGACAGACGTaccccaagaagctggCGGACTATGCTCCCTTTTTAAATGCCACTGAAATTGACCAGATGGTAAACAATGTGGCTGCCCCTCTACGTTACAAATGGGGAACATCTGAAAGAACTGCAGTGATAGAAGCCTTCAACCACATTTACAGAAAAATGCTCTATGGACCGATGATTGTGGCCGCTGTGTGTATCCTGATTGCTCTTGCGCTGCCTAACATTGATTTGAGCGAGTCTGAAGACGGTTCCGAATGCACTATTGACGATGATAAGTCGGTGATTGTTCACAAGTCGTCTTCAAAAACTGCTTCAGCAGTTATTGAGAAGCAGTTGTAATCGACTAGATATTTAATGAATAACGAGTAATGAGAGGATGATATTTTGTGAATAATGAGTTTGAGTGGAAGTGACTATCTCACCTCCTTATTTCGCTAGTTGTAAAATAAAAAACTCGCTTCTGGGATGGTAGGCAGAggtgattttttttcaaatATAAGTCCAGGTCCATTTTTTCTAGAATGCCAGGACTAGCAGGTATACCGTACTACCGTTTTATTCCTGCTTGGGAAATGTTCCCATCGTCTGTGCTCATTCACGTGTCGGAGAAGTGATTGCTGAGTCTTCAGGGAAGCTTTCCAACACTTGATGCTTAAACAAAAAATGCCTGTTCCCCAGAGACGAACAGATTCAGATATTCTTCCAGTTTGTTCATATACCCGAGCACTACCGTAGTAGATAAATCCTTTGCCTCATCTTTTGATTCCTAAGTCTTGATCTATTTTGGGGTAAATCTGAATTATTGTAAGATCTGACGTAGTGGAACAGACGATGACACAAATTGAAGTGGTATTTCGACGACTATTAGAGCAGTGTTTCCATTCGTGGCGGTCATAGTCATTTGAAGCATGACATTCTCTACTGGAAAAACTGACTAGCATTCCATTGAAATCTGTTCTGAACCTCGTCAGCCGAGGTTACAGTCTTTTCAACAGGTTGGACTTCAGTCGACGTTGTCATATACCCCATGTCGGATCTATAATTAACGTATCCAAAATGCACCATGACAGCCGAGAAGCCAGTTGAGTATCCCAAACTTGAAGCCAAGTACGGTGACACAAGGATTCTTATTATATATCTCGACAGTTatcttttttcttcaacTCTTATTTTATAGATACCCCAACCCCCAGCTTCCGCCCTTATGACTCGACTGGTGAAGGAATTGACAGACATAATACAACCAAAGCCGGCAGAGCGGCCCCCGTTGAGTTCTTAACTCTTTCCAAGTGTGCCAGAAACATATCAGCAAGTATGATATCTCCCTATCGTCACTTGAACTCGAGTGGTTCGGCCTGGCTGTCTTTAAGACTATGAAACAAAAAATTATCAGGGGAAAGCGCCTTTCAAATGAGAGTCGTAATAAAATAAGCAAATAAATATAACTCCTCGCTGATTAAAGTGGTTCTCTGACTTACTATCAGCAGAAAATGtcataaaaaaaatctTCCAGGCATATAACTCTATCTTAATTAAACGTGCATATTTAAGGAATTAATTGGCTCCGTCCAAAACAGTCTCAGGCATGTTTATGCAAGGTCATGCATGATCTGAACCTTACATGTTTACTGGAAAACTTTCATGATAATCGGTTCAGTTTAGcaacaatatatataataatgTACAGACTGTGACTACGTATCATCTTTTCAATCTTCTGAAAACCGTGAAACGACGAGTTCCCCCGCTTTCTTGTCCCTTTTCGACACCTTTCTTCACTTCAAAAATACTGACAGACAAACCGAGCGCCGGCCCAGCTCCTTCagaaaatatatatatacggGGAGACGTCTTggtatttgtacttgtactcgtaacGTAAAGCAAAGTTTTGGAAGACGCAAATAAAGACGCAGGAACATGCTGGACAAATGATGTTGTCTTTCTTTTTACCTGTAACGATGACTGATATGCGTTATTTTTGAATCTTTTCATTTGAGCAGTTGTCAAAACAAGATGGTCCTCGTACAAATACAATTCGCGGGTTATATTCGACAACTCGAGGCATCTAGTCGGAACACTGGCAGTCCGCTCTACAATGGCGAACAACcctgaaaaaaaagacccATGGTACTACCCTCTTGGTACAACTTGCCTGGAATTCAATACTAATAAGGGTTACTGGAGCTCAACAGGGGGATCAGTCCACTCTGGCTTTTGATTCACGACGTGTACCTACGATGGACAACCCCAATGTTAAGAGCACATCATCATTTATCCAATTATTCTTCCTTAAACTAATCGCAAATCCCGATAACCAATTTATAAATTCAAGATTACCggatatactgtacttagCGTGTGTGTGCacgtgtgtgtgtgtaatCATATGGATTTTTATatagtactgtagtcacaGGGACACAAAGTGAATGTCAAAACATTCGTAGCTGACATACATGTTATCATTGTAGGAGTTCTGTACTGAAGCTACATTCATACCTGAATTTCATCTACAATTCAAAACAACAGAAACATGACTACTGGTGATGATTTGGGTGGGACTTCATGGTCCATAATGTATTAACCCCAGAGGTTCAGCTCATTGCTTACATCCTCTTTTCTATAGACTAAAAGGTTCGGTCTCGTCTACATCCTCATGTCGAGGTTCGACTGCCTACATCCTTTCTGAATGCGAATCTGATCGTTGGATCTCCGACTGCTCGAATGGCTCTTACTGGCTCTTGGATGATCATCTGGCGCAGTGGCTCTCATCAcatcttcttgttgctCTTCTAGGCTCTGGCTCaatggctctggctctcttTGGCAAGAAACACTTAGTTCTTATGGGCTCATTGGCACTCACTGGCTTATCATCATGGCTTTGGCTCTTTCGCTCTGGCACATGttctcaaggtgctggcCTTCTGCTCTCGAAGTTCACAGTTTCACCTCAGCGATAACGTCATCGTTTCACAGAATCAAGTGCAGGCATAACTTGTCGTTTCACAGTTTCACTTGCTGGCATAACTCAACGTGTTTCAGTCGTTTCAACGTCTCCTGCTCTGGTGGCTGGTGGAATTTCACCATCGTGCAGCTCCAGGCGGCTTTTCAGCGTTGTCTTAGTGTTCTGTTGTCGGCATTTGTCGGTCGGCGGCTCTAGTTCTGGCTCGTTGCGGCCCGGActggctctttgctctggcggCCTGGCAGGTTGGGCACAAACACTTTGCTCGGTGGCGGTCTTTGCAGACGCTTATGCTCAGGCGGAACAAGCTGGATCAGGTTCGGATCGTGGGTCAGCTGTTCTCTTAACCGTGATTCCTGGTGTGCTGATACCAagtcagcagcagatggagaagacataTGACTGTTCAAACGACATTCCATCCCTCCAAAGCATTCAGGAATTGTTATTCATGCAGGGAATTGCACCCAAGGGAGCTACCCATACCTTCGGAGAGCTCATGGACAATGTTTCGTGTCCGTCACAGCTTCATATCCACGGAGACAGGATTCATGAGCGGCTTGCTAAGCCTCCAACTCGTCATCACCCTGCGTCCTCTTAGTGCATGTACTGAGGGGTTTCCTTTCACTCTGCAGCTTCGTAGCTTACGCTCAG from Yarrowia lipolytica chromosome 1D, complete sequence encodes:
- a CDS encoding uncharacterized protein (Compare to YALI0D15928g, some similarities with uniprot|P53857 Saccharomyces cerevisiae YNL234w); its protein translation is MKNSEAAEKSGNAIGERYYAGALQDAPRRTPSFETPPFAPPYPPSRTSSISSLSSSLGRFSKLPLIPRRTSAAGPGQSVESPLKTMGVHVRDDSVYSHSSKKMTDIDGYSQSQRDFYTIKPHLYAQQPVKNSQGPQPFNVNPNDARETRTNGSMTPTNLARPSQVKVVFDMTKEEIELTQKLWSDLMSDPESLEQSTAYGTPTALFCEQFYTNLMASHAELASIFPSIKRQSVAVAGVFGLAISSLERIEEMDEFLRSVGKRHNRMIGVEPIHYRWLGEAMVKTFADRFGDRFTLEVETAWIKIYSYLAHKLLASDEEPNVLMFAPQQQPRSMLSSSPNGPGISPTPSYTSYQTTQDVRKPSLSSSINSQSLYTSTSNNSTAPTSVVNSPNAPSIPATPTANNAPIISARRNVSTTPSIPPSLPSAPAPTPKATDYSPPKNVRGNGGRKQGRKGKDGEKCVLA
- a CDS encoding uncharacterized protein (Compare to YALI0D15972g, weakly similar to uniprot|P39980 Saccharomyces cerevisiae YEL065w SIT1 probable multidrug resistance protein); amino-acid sequence: MLNTCTNTTFTNNTMWAVQNPIRQAERDETDPPSPNPKWLSVAGDGQQTRAAAEMEQITSLWNRTDFWLAWASMFLVSIALALEKMTFKVYSTFATSDFNEMSLLSALNVVQAVMYTATMTIMAKFADVLGRFESFLLCVILFTMGEIMLAASSNISTYFAAHIFYVFGQVGIRFLQQVFAADTSSLRNRLFFVVIPNFAYIFVPWCSAPITNAIIKHSTWKWGYGMWCIILPVVSVPVLVILFRLKRRVKVVNGKKYDKEKYKGSRWNFIKERLLEFDMIGLVLFTGGLSLLFLAVTLVKSQDSWKQAHVLSMIIIGPILLILFPFWEMYPKYPFLPFSAMKNKTLITGCSFCLVYSIAQNLYNPYYFPWLLVCKGLSVTAASNTSATLMVASVASSVVAAFILRYTNRVKPVIVAGICIYMLGLGLTYHYRQPDQSLAKFIVTQAVEGVGQGFLQSPSLVIIQASVPKNHVVSATAIFYAANSIGQVIGDAISGSMYRQTYPKKLADYAPFLNATEIDQMVNNVAAPLRYKWGTSERTAVIEAFNHIYRKMLYGPMIVAAVCILIALALPNIDLSESEDGSECTIDDDKSVIVHKSSSKTASAVIEKQL